Proteins encoded by one window of Aliivibrio wodanis:
- the cheW gene encoding chemotaxis protein CheW has protein sequence MSQVNEVEIRKDQVNDEVLQWVTFQLEEETYGINVMQVREVLRHTEIAPVPGAPDYVLGIINLRGNVVTVIDTRSRFGLMQGEITDNTRIIVIESERQVIGILVDSVAEVVYLRSSEIDTTPSVGTEESAKFIQGVSNREGKLLILVDLNKLLSDDEWDDMASL, from the coding sequence ATGTCTCAGGTTAATGAAGTAGAGATCCGTAAAGATCAAGTTAATGATGAAGTATTACAATGGGTAACGTTTCAACTAGAAGAAGAAACGTACGGCATTAATGTAATGCAAGTTCGTGAAGTATTGCGTCATACAGAAATTGCTCCTGTACCTGGTGCACCAGATTATGTTCTGGGTATCATTAATCTTCGTGGTAACGTTGTAACTGTTATTGATACTCGTTCACGATTTGGTTTGATGCAAGGTGAAATTACCGATAATACTCGTATTATTGTTATTGAATCTGAGCGTCAAGTTATCGGTATTCTAGTTGATAGTGTTGCTGAAGTTGTATATTTACGCTCATCAGAAATCGATACGACACCAAGTGTTGGAACAGAAGAAAGCGCGAAATTTATCCAAGGCGTTAGTAACCGTGAGGGTAAATTACTTATCTTGGTTGATCTTAACAAACTTTTGTCTGATGACGAATGGGATGACATGGCAAGCCTATAA
- the cheB gene encoding chemotaxis response regulator protein-glutamate methylesterase, producing the protein MAIQVLVVDDSSFFRRRVSEIINSDPRLEVMDVAVNGKEAVEKAKSLKPDVITMDIEMPVMDGITAVREIMKACPTPILMFSSLTHDGAKATLDALDAGALDFLPKKFEDIARNRDEAVALLQKRISEIARKKSFMRRPALSTQTASTATTATRSTAPRVSTLTSTKPSSPVKNASVPLVGQRFKATGKKYQLTAIGTSTGGPVALQKILTAIPANYPHPIILVQHMPATFTAAFAARLNNLCQIQVKEAEDGDALKPGCAYLAPGGLQMMIDGRPGSSRLKILDGGERMNYKPCVDVTFGSAAKIYGDKVLSMILTGMGADGREGCRMLKAEGATVWSQDEQSCVVYGMPQAVDKAGLSSESLPLERVAERMLVEVGLK; encoded by the coding sequence ATGGCAATACAAGTATTAGTTGTTGATGACTCAAGTTTCTTTCGTCGTCGAGTAAGTGAAATTATTAATTCAGATCCACGTCTTGAAGTAATGGACGTCGCTGTGAATGGTAAAGAAGCAGTAGAGAAAGCGAAGTCATTAAAGCCTGATGTAATTACGATGGATATCGAGATGCCAGTAATGGATGGTATCACTGCCGTAAGAGAAATTATGAAGGCTTGTCCAACGCCGATCTTAATGTTTTCTTCTTTGACTCATGATGGCGCGAAAGCAACTTTAGATGCCTTGGATGCTGGTGCATTAGACTTCTTACCTAAAAAGTTTGAAGACATTGCTCGTAATCGTGATGAAGCTGTTGCTCTATTACAAAAGCGTATTAGTGAAATTGCTCGTAAAAAATCATTTATGCGTCGCCCTGCATTGTCTACACAAACAGCAAGCACGGCAACAACAGCAACACGCTCAACAGCGCCTCGTGTATCTACGTTGACTTCAACTAAACCGTCGTCACCGGTAAAAAACGCCTCAGTACCACTAGTAGGTCAACGTTTTAAAGCGACAGGTAAGAAATATCAACTGACAGCAATTGGAACCTCAACAGGGGGGCCAGTTGCTTTACAAAAAATATTAACGGCTATTCCGGCTAACTATCCACATCCAATTATCTTGGTTCAGCATATGCCAGCCACGTTTACTGCAGCTTTTGCTGCTCGGCTGAATAATTTATGTCAAATTCAGGTAAAAGAAGCTGAAGATGGTGATGCTTTAAAACCAGGTTGTGCGTACCTTGCTCCAGGTGGTTTACAGATGATGATTGATGGCCGTCCAGGCTCTTCTCGTTTGAAAATCTTAGATGGTGGCGAGCGTATGAATTATAAACCTTGTGTTGATGTTACGTTTGGTTCTGCGGCAAAAATTTACGGTGATAAAGTGCTTTCTATGATCTTAACAGGCATGGGCGCAGATGGGCGTGAAGGTTGTCGTATGTTGAAAGCTGAAGGTGCGACAGTTTGGTCTCAAGATGAACAGAGTTGTGTTGTTTATGGCATGCCTCAAGCAGTTGATAAAGCAGGTTTGTCTTCAGAAAGTTTACCGCTTGAACGTGTAGCAGAACGAATGCTTGTTGAAGTTGGATTGAAGTAG
- the cheA gene encoding chemotaxis protein CheA produces MSFEMDEDILQDFLIEAGEILELLSEQLVELEQRPDDGELLNAIFRGFHTVKGGAGFLSLTELVDACHGAENVFDILRTGKRKVTSELMDTILETLDSVNVMFVAVQNGESLVAAEKRLLDELHRLSKPASESESAPAAEVTDPVIEAPAPVIEEVVVEAAQTEHDSLDDITEDEFEKLLDELHGKGVAPNLNSTPEVSKPVAPAPTSVVEAGGDITDDEFEKLLDELHGSGQSPSNSATTPSADIKSVDEVLSGDSDLMSDDEFDKLLDQLHGSGKGPTDEELAQAVQPAASIAKPEPVVEKAPETPAPTRTTAPVTPAPTRTKAPEESKPAVKAPAKQQAKPQAESTVRVDTSTLDNIMNMVGELVLVRNRLVSLGLNSNDEEMSKAVSNLDVVTADLQGAVMKTRMQPIKKVFGRFPRVVRDLARTLKKDIVLEMRGEETDLDKNLVEALADPLIHLVRNSVDHGIEMPDVRAKTGKDRTGKVILSASQEGDHILLSIIDDGGGMDADKLRGIAVTRGLMDTDAASRLTNKECYNLIFAPGFSTKTEISDISGRGVGMDVVKTAINQLNGSIDIDSSMGEGTKIVIKVPLTLAILPTLMVGVANQPFALPLASVNEIFHLDLSKTNIVDGQLTTIVREKSIPLFYLQDWLVPGSRQTERKGLGHVVIIQLGAQRVGFVVDTLIGQEEVVIKPLDELLQGTPGMAGATITSDGHIALILDVPNLLKRYAVRMR; encoded by the coding sequence ACGGTAAAAGGTGGCGCAGGTTTCCTTTCATTAACTGAATTAGTTGACGCCTGTCATGGTGCTGAAAATGTATTCGACATTCTTAGAACTGGTAAGCGTAAAGTTACTTCTGAGTTGATGGATACCATTTTGGAAACACTAGATAGCGTAAACGTTATGTTTGTTGCTGTTCAAAATGGTGAGTCATTAGTCGCTGCGGAAAAACGCTTGCTTGATGAGTTACATCGCCTTAGTAAACCTGCATCAGAAAGTGAATCAGCACCAGCAGCAGAAGTTACGGATCCTGTAATTGAAGCTCCTGCTCCTGTGATTGAAGAGGTTGTCGTTGAGGCTGCTCAAACAGAACATGATTCTCTTGATGATATAACAGAAGATGAATTTGAAAAGCTACTCGATGAATTACATGGTAAAGGCGTAGCGCCAAACTTAAATTCGACACCAGAGGTGAGTAAGCCTGTAGCTCCAGCCCCAACTAGTGTAGTTGAAGCTGGCGGTGATATTACTGATGATGAATTTGAAAAATTACTTGATGAGCTTCATGGTTCTGGTCAAAGTCCAAGTAATTCAGCAACTACACCAAGTGCAGATATAAAGTCAGTAGATGAAGTCCTCTCGGGCGACTCGGATTTAATGAGTGATGATGAATTTGATAAGTTATTAGATCAATTGCATGGCTCAGGTAAAGGTCCTACTGATGAAGAGTTAGCTCAAGCTGTACAACCGGCCGCATCAATTGCTAAACCAGAACCGGTAGTAGAAAAAGCGCCAGAAACGCCAGCGCCAACTCGTACGACAGCACCAGTTACTCCTGCACCAACAAGAACTAAAGCTCCTGAAGAATCGAAGCCTGCAGTAAAAGCACCAGCTAAACAGCAAGCAAAACCGCAAGCTGAAAGTACGGTTCGTGTAGATACGTCAACACTAGACAACATCATGAATATGGTGGGTGAGTTAGTGTTAGTTCGTAACCGTTTAGTTAGTTTAGGTTTGAATAGCAATGACGAAGAAATGTCAAAAGCTGTTTCAAATCTAGATGTTGTTACTGCTGATTTACAAGGCGCAGTAATGAAAACTCGTATGCAACCGATTAAGAAAGTATTTGGTCGTTTCCCTCGAGTTGTACGAGATTTAGCCCGTACGTTGAAAAAAGATATTGTGCTGGAAATGCGCGGTGAAGAAACTGATTTAGATAAAAACTTAGTAGAGGCTCTTGCTGATCCACTAATTCACTTGGTTCGTAACTCAGTGGATCATGGTATCGAAATGCCAGATGTTAGAGCTAAAACTGGTAAAGATCGTACAGGTAAAGTTATTTTATCTGCTTCTCAAGAAGGTGACCATATCTTACTAAGCATCATTGATGATGGTGGTGGTATGGATGCTGATAAACTTCGTGGAATCGCGGTAACTCGTGGCTTAATGGACACAGATGCTGCATCTCGTTTAACAAATAAAGAATGTTATAATTTGATATTTGCTCCAGGTTTCTCCACTAAAACTGAGATTTCAGATATTTCAGGCCGTGGTGTAGGCATGGATGTAGTAAAAACGGCGATTAATCAGTTAAATGGCTCAATTGATATTGATTCAAGTATGGGTGAAGGAACTAAGATTGTAATCAAGGTGCCATTAACCCTAGCAATTCTACCAACTTTAATGGTCGGTGTTGCTAATCAACCATTTGCTCTGCCACTTGCAAGTGTGAATGAGATTTTCCATCTAGATTTGTCTAAAACCAATATTGTTGATGGTCAGTTAACAACGATTGTACGTGAGAAATCGATTCCACTGTTCTACTTACAGGATTGGTTAGTTCCTGGTTCTCGTCAAACAGAACGTAAGGGATTAGGCCATGTAGTTATTATTCAATTAGGTGCGCAACGTGTTGGTTTTGTTGTAGATACATTAATTGGTCAAGAAGAAGTCGTAATTAAACCTCTTGATGAATTACTACAAGGAACTCCTGGTATGGCGGGTGCGACCATCACTTCTGATGGGCATATAGCATTAATTCTCGATGTACCTAATTTGCTTAAGCGTTACGCAGTTCGCATGCGTTAA
- a CDS encoding putative chromosome segregation protein produces MVVWSIANQKGGVGKTTTTITLAGLLNQRGKRVLMVDTDPHGSLTTYLGYDSDDLPCSLFELFQLPTINKATVSPFVLKSDIPGLDIIPAHMSLATLDRVMGNRSGMGLILKRAIKALEDEYDYVLIDCPPILGVMMVNALAASTRILIPVQTEFLAMKGLERMMRTLAIMQKNKPSLFDVTIIPTMYDKRTNASLQTLMELKNTYNDKVWASAVPIDTKFRDASLKRMPPSFVSPNSRGVFAYKTLLNYLERLV; encoded by the coding sequence ATGGTCGTCTGGAGCATAGCGAACCAGAAAGGTGGTGTTGGTAAAACAACAACAACAATTACGTTAGCCGGTTTATTAAATCAGCGTGGTAAACGCGTATTGATGGTAGATACAGATCCGCACGGCTCTTTAACTACCTATTTAGGCTATGATTCAGACGATTTACCTTGCAGTCTTTTTGAGTTATTTCAGTTACCAACGATAAATAAAGCCACGGTTTCTCCTTTTGTTCTAAAAAGTGATATACCGGGCTTAGATATTATTCCTGCACATATGTCATTAGCGACCCTTGATCGAGTTATGGGTAATCGCAGTGGAATGGGACTAATATTAAAACGCGCAATTAAAGCGTTAGAAGATGAATATGATTATGTATTGATTGATTGTCCACCTATTTTAGGTGTAATGATGGTGAATGCATTAGCAGCCAGTACTCGAATTCTGATCCCTGTTCAAACCGAATTTTTAGCAATGAAGGGTTTGGAACGAATGATGAGGACATTAGCCATTATGCAGAAGAATAAGCCTTCTCTGTTTGATGTCACTATCATTCCGACAATGTATGACAAGCGAACTAACGCTTCTCTACAAACGCTAATGGAATTAAAAAATACATATAATGATAAAGTGTGGGCATCTGCAGTACCTATTGATACTAAATTTCGAGACGCAAGCTTGAAAAGAATGCCGCCTTCGTTTGTCTCTCCAAATAGCAGAGGTGTATTTGCTTATAAAACATTATTAAACTATTTGGAGAGATTAGTTTAA
- the ccmB gene encoding cytochrome c-type biogenesis protein CcmB, with the protein MFASMTTIIRRELLIAFRRKADILNPLWFFIIVITLFPLSIGPEPNLLARIAAGIVWVAALLSALLSLERLFRDDFADGSLEQMMLMPSPLSILVLAKVVAHWLLTGLPLIIISPLLAVLLSLDFNTWLAIVLTLLLGTPTLSFLGAVGVALTVGLQKGGVLLSLLILPLYIPVLIFATSAIDAASLGMAYNGQLAILGALLMGSATLTPFAISSALRVSVQ; encoded by the coding sequence ATGTTCGCTTCAATGACAACCATTATTCGACGTGAGTTATTAATCGCGTTTCGTCGTAAAGCCGATATTCTTAATCCGCTGTGGTTTTTTATTATCGTGATCACGCTATTTCCATTAAGTATCGGGCCTGAGCCAAATTTATTGGCGCGTATTGCTGCGGGTATTGTTTGGGTTGCTGCTTTGTTATCGGCATTATTGTCTTTAGAGCGCCTTTTTAGAGATGACTTTGCAGACGGATCCCTAGAGCAGATGATGCTAATGCCAAGTCCATTATCTATACTTGTTCTAGCTAAAGTGGTCGCGCATTGGTTATTAACTGGTCTGCCATTGATTATCATTAGTCCGTTATTAGCGGTTCTATTATCATTAGATTTTAATACATGGTTAGCCATTGTTTTGACATTGCTGCTAGGTACACCAACCTTGAGCTTTCTTGGTGCGGTTGGGGTAGCGTTAACGGTTGGTCTTCAAAAAGGAGGCGTATTATTGAGTCTTCTTATTCTTCCGTTATATATTCCAGTTCTAATTTTTGCGACATCTGCAATTGATGCTGCAAGCTTAGGTATGGCTTATAATGGCCAATTAGCGATTTTAGGTGCTCTTTTAATGGGCTCCGCAACA
- a CDS encoding cheW-like protein, which produces MASFKTLTSEEALEDYFSALLEEEVLELISDTENNILPEPEPEPEPEPEPEPEPEPEPEPEPINWESPSATLEVVPSVQYQPQFINADNDVDDYPFELPQLEDVQRLLNQLENSQLEAQVEIDSLVFDEITTTPESAVEIKVEAEELVIDLPQVEEKEPQEVFNEDLDLSAWDISDKVNIDTSSEVTIEGLQSIIEEPHDIDTEIELEIQVGKGSPPSGLSWENAEYEEEFQVLFFEVMGVTFAVPLAQLGGIHQITELSHLIGRPDWYLGLQNNREIKIDALDTAKWIMPQSIKDEDYKEDYQYLVMLGESKWGLACNALAGTETLTSDRIRWRETAGKRPWLSGMVKEKMCALIHVEAMITMLNAGLDIKGIE; this is translated from the coding sequence ATGGCTAGTTTTAAAACTCTTACCAGTGAAGAAGCACTTGAAGATTATTTTTCAGCACTACTTGAAGAAGAAGTACTTGAGCTAATTTCTGATACAGAGAATAATATTCTACCAGAGCCAGAGCCAGAGCCAGAGCCAGAGCCAGAGCCAGAGCCAGAGCCAGAGCCAGAGCCAGAGCCAGAGCCAATTAATTGGGAATCACCTTCGGCGACGTTAGAGGTAGTGCCGAGTGTTCAGTATCAACCTCAATTCATTAATGCAGATAATGACGTTGATGATTACCCATTTGAGTTACCACAATTAGAAGATGTTCAACGATTACTAAATCAGCTAGAGAATTCTCAGCTTGAAGCTCAGGTTGAAATTGATTCGTTAGTTTTTGATGAAATTACAACGACACCAGAATCTGCTGTTGAAATTAAAGTTGAAGCAGAAGAGCTAGTGATTGATCTTCCTCAAGTAGAAGAGAAGGAGCCTCAAGAAGTATTCAATGAAGATCTTGATCTTTCTGCTTGGGATATTTCTGATAAAGTTAATATAGATACTTCTTCTGAAGTTACTATCGAAGGGCTTCAGTCTATAATTGAAGAGCCTCATGATATTGATACTGAAATAGAACTTGAAATACAAGTAGGCAAAGGTTCTCCTCCTAGTGGATTAAGCTGGGAAAATGCAGAGTATGAAGAAGAATTTCAAGTGTTATTCTTTGAGGTTATGGGTGTCACTTTTGCCGTGCCATTAGCACAGCTTGGTGGTATTCATCAAATAACTGAATTGAGTCATTTAATTGGTCGTCCAGATTGGTATCTAGGGTTGCAAAATAACCGAGAAATTAAGATAGACGCCTTAGATACAGCTAAGTGGATAATGCCACAAAGTATCAAGGATGAAGATTATAAAGAAGATTATCAGTACCTTGTTATGCTCGGAGAGAGTAAATGGGGACTTGCGTGTAATGCGTTAGCCGGAACTGAAACCCTAACTAGTGATCGTATTCGCTGGCGTGAAACGGCTGGTAAACGTCCGTGGTTATCGGGAATGGTAAAAGAAAAGATGTGTGCCTTGATCCATGTTGAGGCGATGATTACGATGCTTAATGCCGGTCTGGACATTAAGGGAATAGAGTAA
- a CDS encoding membrane protein, producing the protein MVDILTQLSELFSAIAIISVLVIFVLFNRKNIQLMKQLTEVQAEYKQLQNEQIKLKKQFVEFRTGSINIGQKVSEITQLSQHFDERLNELENTDSDGRLYSRANKLVQLGAGINELMEECELPKAEAELMMSLQAKIAAGKGSIPPLRLEDDD; encoded by the coding sequence ATGGTTGATATATTAACTCAGCTCTCAGAGCTATTTTCTGCCATTGCAATAATCTCAGTACTTGTGATTTTTGTGTTGTTTAATCGTAAGAATATACAGTTAATGAAACAATTAACTGAGGTTCAAGCAGAATATAAACAGCTTCAAAATGAACAGATAAAGTTGAAGAAGCAGTTTGTAGAATTTCGCACTGGCTCTATTAATATAGGGCAAAAAGTGTCAGAAATAACTCAGCTAAGCCAGCATTTTGATGAACGCTTAAATGAATTAGAAAATACAGATTCTGATGGTCGTTTGTATTCAAGAGCGAATAAGCTAGTTCAATTAGGCGCTGGTATTAATGAACTAATGGAAGAGTGTGAGCTGCCAAAAGCAGAAGCAGAGTTAATGATGTCTTTACAAGCTAAAATTGCAGCAGGTAAAGGCTCTATCCCACCGTTACGATTAGAAGATGATGATTAA
- the ccmA gene encoding cytochrome c biogenesis ATP-binding export protein CcmA: MLEIRNVTCIRDERVLFEQLSFTISDGELIQIEGQNGAGKTTLLRIIAGLGYADEGDIYWNGESIKKNREEFHSDLLFLGHHTGVKRELTAFENLAFYQSMHSNYNEEAIWDALARVGLAGREDVAAGQLSAGQQRRVALARLWLSNHKLWVLDEPLTAIDKQGVKVLEQLFMSHAKQGGIVLLTTHQDLFTDSNELKKIRLGE, from the coding sequence ATGCTAGAAATTCGTAACGTTACCTGTATTCGAGATGAACGCGTTTTATTTGAACAATTGAGTTTTACCATCTCTGATGGTGAGCTTATTCAAATCGAAGGGCAAAATGGAGCAGGTAAAACCACATTACTGCGTATTATTGCAGGGTTAGGTTATGCGGATGAAGGCGATATTTATTGGAATGGCGAATCTATAAAGAAAAATCGCGAAGAATTTCATAGCGATTTACTTTTCCTAGGTCATCATACAGGTGTTAAGCGTGAGTTAACGGCATTTGAGAATCTTGCATTTTATCAATCGATGCACAGCAATTATAACGAAGAAGCCATTTGGGATGCATTAGCTCGTGTGGGTTTAGCTGGACGAGAAGATGTGGCGGCAGGGCAATTATCGGCAGGTCAGCAACGTCGAGTCGCTTTAGCTCGTCTTTGGTTGAGTAACCATAAGTTATGGGTGTTAGATGAACCTTTAACGGCGATTGATAAACAAGGCGTTAAAGTGCTTGAGCAGTTGTTTATGAGCCATGCCAAACAAGGTGGGATTGTATTGCTGACTACGCATCAGGATTTGTTTACTGATAGTAATGAGCTTAAAAAAATCAGGTTAGGTGAATAG